GCCGCTTCCCCAGTAGCTCTTGTCGTCGGTGTTAAAGATTTCTACATATGTGGTATTCTCAGGAACACCAATACGATAGTTAAGTCTTACCACGGGGGTGAAGTTACATACCACGATTACATAATCTTTGGCATCTTCTGCTTTGCGTATGTAGGAAATAACGGAATTACGTGCATCTTGGAAATCAATCCATTCAAAGCCATCGGGGCTGAAGGCTTTCTCGTAGAGTGATTTTTCTTTCTTGTAAAGTATGTTTAGGTCTTTGACAAGTTTTTGTACGCCTTGATGAGGCAGGTATTGCAGAAAATGCCATTCTACACTATAATCATGTTTCCATTCATTAGGCTGAGCTATTTCTGCTCCCATGAAGAGAAGTTTTGTACCTGGATGCGTAAACATATAACCATAGAGTAAACGTAAATTAGCGAAGCGTTGCCACTCATCTCCAGGCATACGGCTTAAAAGTGAGCCTTTACCGTGTACTACCTCATCATGCGAAAGAGGAAGCATAAAGTTTTCAGAAAAAGCATAAGTAAGGCTGAAGGTAATAGTATTTTGGTGGTATTGCCTGTATAATGGATTTTTGCTGAAATAAAGCAACGTATCATGCATCCAGCCCATCATCCATTTCATGCCAAAGCCTAATCCGTTCATGTAAACAGGGCGCGAAACACCTCCCCACGCTGTGGATTCCTCAGCAATGGTCATGGCTGTTGGAAAAGCAGTATAAACTTGTTCGTTCATAGCTTGCAAGAAACTAATTGCCTCTAAGTTTTCTCTACCGCCATAAATGTTGGGTATCCATTCACCTGCTTTTCGCGAATAGTCTAAATAAAGCATAGAGGCTACGGCATCTACACGCAAGCCATCGGCATGGTACTTGTCCAACCAAAAAATAGCATTACTAATCAAGAAAGCACGTACTTCATTTCTACCATAATTAAAAATAAAGCTATTCCAGTCAGGGTGATAACCTTTGCGCGGGTCTGCATGCTCGTAGAGGGCTGTACCATCAAAGTTAGCTAATCCGTGTGGATCACTTGGGAAATGTGAAGGAACCCAATCTAATAACACACCAATGTTTTTTTCGTGGAATTTATCTATCAAATACATAAAGTCTTGAGGTGTACCATAGCGCGAGGAAGGTGCATAATAGCCTGTACATTGATAACCCCATGAGCCAAAGAACGGGTGCTCCATTACAGGCATAAATTCTACGTGCGTATAGCCCATTTCTGCTACATAATTTACTAACTCCTCGGCTAATTCACGGTAACTTAACGAGTCATTACTTCCTTGGGCATATTTGCGTTTCCAAGAACCTATGTGAACTTCATATACTGAAAAAGGGCAATTCAAGGTATTATATTGGTGTCTATTTTGCATCCACTCACCATCGTTCCATGTATATTCTAAATCCCATACTACTGAGGCAGTACGCGGAGGTATTTCCCAAGCAAGGGCAAATGGATCTCCTTTTTCTAAGACCTGCCCCCAATAGTTAGAATAAATTTTGTATTTATATATCATTCCTTTTTTAATGTGAGGAATAAACCCCTCCCAAATACCTGAACTATCTAAACGTGGATAAAGCTGATGCTCTTCTCCGTTCCAATAGTTAAAATCTCCAATTACACTTACGCGATTAGCATTCGGCGCCCAAACGGCAAAATAACAACCTTTAACTCCATTGAGTTCTATCAGATGTGAACCTAACTTTTCGTATAAACGATAGTGCTTTCCTTCTCTAAAAAGATAAATGTCAAAGTCAGAGAATAAGCTATAAGGAATAACTTTTTGTGTTGCCGTATCTTTCATAGGAAATGGAGATTGCAGTTTGTAGTGAGTAGATAGATTTTAACGCGCTTAAAATTAGTTATTTTTTTGAATAGTTTACAAAAACTAAAAAATAATTCTAATAAATGAAAAGGTAAGCTAAATAACCTGTTTTGTAAGCAAAATATTTTTTGTATTTTTACAACATCTTTTTGCATATTTATACTTCATTAACACTCAAACCATTGATTTTATATGCCTATCTATCATAAATTAGGACAAATCCCTGCCAAAAGGCACATTCAGTTCAAAAAACCTGATGGCACATTTTATTACG
This is a stretch of genomic DNA from Bacteroidia bacterium. It encodes these proteins:
- the glgB gene encoding 1,4-alpha-glucan branching protein GlgB, coding for MKDTATQKVIPYSLFSDFDIYLFREGKHYRLYEKLGSHLIELNGVKGCYFAVWAPNANRVSVIGDFNYWNGEEHQLYPRLDSSGIWEGFIPHIKKGMIYKYKIYSNYWGQVLEKGDPFALAWEIPPRTASVVWDLEYTWNDGEWMQNRHQYNTLNCPFSVYEVHIGSWKRKYAQGSNDSLSYRELAEELVNYVAEMGYTHVEFMPVMEHPFFGSWGYQCTGYYAPSSRYGTPQDFMYLIDKFHEKNIGVLLDWVPSHFPSDPHGLANFDGTALYEHADPRKGYHPDWNSFIFNYGRNEVRAFLISNAIFWLDKYHADGLRVDAVASMLYLDYSRKAGEWIPNIYGGRENLEAISFLQAMNEQVYTAFPTAMTIAEESTAWGGVSRPVYMNGLGFGMKWMMGWMHDTLLYFSKNPLYRQYHQNTITFSLTYAFSENFMLPLSHDEVVHGKGSLLSRMPGDEWQRFANLRLLYGYMFTHPGTKLLFMGAEIAQPNEWKHDYSVEWHFLQYLPHQGVQKLVKDLNILYKKEKSLYEKAFSPDGFEWIDFQDARNSVISYIRKAEDAKDYVIVVCNFTPVVRLNYRIGVPENTTYVEIFNTDDKSYWGSGVRNEGEIKSENIISHGRHFSVSLTLPPLAMMMLKKKAEPQAQTEPITQKTENNEEITQNT